The Terriglobus tenax genome contains a region encoding:
- a CDS encoding cytidylate kinase-like family protein, with protein MVRFITVEREYGSEGAEFAAALAEKLGWKLYDKALVDAVAEEAGVDPEQVAASDEKPDPWYSRLGKGFLAGGAELGFPPSGIDTEQMLGYLQRAMKRVAHEGHCVIVGRGGASYLCGEPGAFHVFTYASMPHKKRWFEQKYPERASHAEQEIHAADAARATYIRRHYDRDWADRHLYHLLLNSCMGIDAMVKATIDAAGTIG; from the coding sequence ATGGTGCGATTTATTACGGTGGAACGGGAATACGGCAGCGAGGGGGCGGAGTTTGCCGCGGCCCTGGCTGAGAAGCTGGGATGGAAGCTGTACGACAAGGCTCTGGTCGATGCCGTGGCCGAGGAGGCCGGGGTGGATCCGGAGCAGGTGGCGGCAAGCGACGAGAAGCCGGACCCGTGGTACTCGCGCCTGGGCAAAGGGTTCCTGGCTGGAGGCGCGGAGCTTGGTTTTCCGCCGTCTGGAATTGATACCGAGCAGATGCTGGGCTACCTGCAACGCGCCATGAAGCGCGTTGCCCATGAAGGCCACTGCGTGATTGTGGGCCGCGGCGGCGCCAGCTACCTGTGTGGCGAGCCGGGGGCGTTCCACGTGTTCACCTACGCCTCTATGCCGCACAAAAAGCGGTGGTTTGAGCAGAAGTATCCGGAGCGCGCCAGCCATGCCGAGCAGGAGATCCACGCGGCGGATGCAGCGCGGGCGACCTACATCCGCCGCCACTACGACCGCGACTGGGCCGACCGCCACCTGTATCACCTGCTGCTGAACAGCTGCATGGGGATCGATGCGATGGTGAAGGCGACGATTGATGCGGCGGGAACGATCGGGTAG
- the lipB gene encoding lipoyl(octanoyl) transferase LipB, whose translation MQHIHLLQLGRTSYADGLEIQRKVTEARKANRIGDTLILLEHPPVLTLGRNSHRENVLASDEVLAAKGVTLHEINRGGDVTYHGPGQLVGYPIFDLRGDWPGKRGPHLGPVDYMRMLEEVIIRVCKDFGVMTQRVKGRTGVWTLPGVSFAEKKICAFGVHVSMGVTSHGFALNVTTDLRDFDLIVPCGISDRTVTSLELEAAEGREPAPTLENTANAAARQFGHVFERQILATDTVEELLKNQEPG comes from the coding sequence ATGCAGCACATTCACCTCCTCCAACTCGGACGCACCTCCTATGCCGACGGCTTGGAAATCCAGCGCAAGGTTACTGAGGCACGCAAGGCCAACCGCATTGGCGACACGCTCATTCTGCTGGAGCATCCGCCGGTGCTGACGCTGGGGCGCAACTCACACCGCGAGAATGTGCTGGCCAGCGACGAAGTGCTTGCGGCCAAAGGCGTTACGCTGCACGAGATCAACCGTGGCGGCGATGTGACCTATCACGGGCCAGGCCAGCTGGTGGGCTACCCCATCTTCGATCTGCGCGGCGACTGGCCGGGCAAGCGCGGGCCGCACCTGGGGCCGGTGGACTACATGCGCATGCTGGAAGAGGTCATCATCCGCGTGTGCAAGGACTTTGGCGTGATGACGCAGCGGGTGAAGGGGCGGACCGGCGTGTGGACGCTGCCGGGTGTCAGCTTTGCCGAGAAGAAGATCTGCGCCTTTGGCGTGCATGTGTCCATGGGCGTGACCTCGCACGGGTTTGCTCTGAATGTGACGACCGATCTGCGGGATTTTGACCTGATTGTGCCCTGCGGCATCAGCGACCGGACGGTAACCAGCCTGGAGCTGGAGGCAGCGGAGGGCCGCGAGCCTGCTCCAACCCTGGAGAACACGGCCAATGCCGCAGCGCGGCAGTTCGGGCACGTCTTCGAGCGGCAGATTCTGGCCACGGATACGGTGGAAGAATTGTTGAAGAATCAGGAACCCGGTTAA
- a CDS encoding VWA domain-containing protein: MKILLPSLALAALTSAGFAQQDQPSFRMQVNSRLISTTLTVRDAKGQLVTNLPQEAFHIQEDGRDQSVRYYASQRELPLSIALIVDASGSQDKFVKEHEHEIEAFLKTVMEPRDRAFAVCFGNHLRLVTDWTNDPKQVTESVHLFNKGDHSGSELGPQEQRELGTALYDAVYFSVTEKMETEREHRRVLIVFSDGEENSSEHDLIDAITAAQGADTLVYALRTTENKESKMTPRDRYGMRALDHLTQATGGQSFDIRVIKPKDAFRSIADDLKSLYEIGYYSNNSTRDKRFRKITITAGEGTTVRAREGYTPR; this comes from the coding sequence ATGAAGATCCTCTTGCCTTCGCTGGCCCTCGCAGCGCTTACCTCTGCTGGGTTTGCCCAGCAGGACCAGCCCAGCTTCCGCATGCAGGTCAACAGCCGGCTGATCAGCACCACCCTCACCGTCCGCGACGCCAAAGGCCAGCTGGTCACCAACCTGCCGCAGGAGGCCTTCCACATCCAGGAAGACGGCCGCGACCAGAGCGTGCGCTACTACGCCAGCCAGCGCGAGCTGCCCCTCTCGATCGCCCTCATCGTGGACGCCAGCGGAAGCCAGGACAAATTCGTGAAAGAGCACGAACACGAGATTGAAGCCTTCCTGAAGACCGTCATGGAGCCGCGCGACCGCGCCTTCGCCGTCTGTTTTGGTAACCACCTGCGCCTGGTCACCGACTGGACCAACGACCCCAAACAGGTCACCGAAAGCGTCCACCTCTTCAACAAGGGCGACCACAGCGGATCCGAGCTAGGCCCGCAGGAGCAGCGCGAGCTTGGCACCGCGCTCTACGACGCTGTCTACTTCTCCGTCACCGAAAAGATGGAGACCGAACGCGAGCACCGCCGCGTACTCATCGTCTTTTCCGACGGCGAAGAGAACTCCAGCGAGCATGACCTGATCGACGCCATCACCGCCGCGCAGGGCGCCGACACGCTGGTCTACGCCTTGCGCACCACTGAGAACAAAGAGAGCAAAATGACCCCGCGCGACCGCTACGGCATGCGGGCGCTCGATCACCTGACCCAGGCCACCGGCGGTCAGAGCTTTGACATCCGCGTCATCAAACCGAAGGACGCCTTCCGCTCCATTGCCGACGACCTGAAATCGCTTTACGAGATCGGCTACTACTCCAACAACTCCACCCGCGACAAACGCTTCCGCAAGATCACCATCACCGCCGGAGAAGGCACAACGGTCAGGGCAAGGGAAGGGTATACACCGCGGTGA
- the lpdA gene encoding dihydrolipoyl dehydrogenase: MADTIFDIAVIGGGPAGYTCAIRAAQYGLKVALIEATDKIGGTCLHVGCIPTKAILFSAEVYEHFKHSKEFGLETTGDIKVNWPAVVGRKADIVTKHTKGLDFLMKKNKITVVRGYGKLTGAAKGGVHTVAIEGGKESQVQAKNVVIATGSDARMLPGYTADEKIMTNIEILSMDAVPKSLVVIGSGAVGVEFASIFKSFGAEVTIIEALPRIVPAEDEDISKELLRLYKKRGIEVHVSAKVDKIEKTKTGVKVDFTTSDGKPASKEAEKVLVAVGRAPRTGNVGIDKTKVQVDRGFVLVNEYMETAEPGVYAIGDIVAGFPQLAHSGSSAGMVVAAKIAGKYAKPLKRNLIPGATYCEPQIGSVGLTEAKAKEAGYDVKVGKFPFVGNSKATILGSHDGFIKVVSDKKYGEILGVHIIGPLATDIIAEAVTAMELEATVESMMWTVHAHPTVAEALLDGFSSVEGMAINV, translated from the coding sequence TTGGCAGATACCATTTTCGACATAGCGGTAATTGGCGGCGGACCGGCGGGCTACACCTGCGCGATCCGCGCGGCGCAGTATGGACTGAAGGTTGCCCTGATTGAGGCGACCGACAAGATTGGCGGCACCTGCCTGCATGTCGGCTGCATCCCGACGAAGGCCATCCTGTTCTCGGCCGAGGTGTATGAGCACTTCAAGCACTCCAAGGAGTTCGGCCTGGAGACGACCGGCGACATCAAGGTGAACTGGCCTGCCGTGGTCGGCCGCAAGGCCGACATCGTGACCAAGCACACCAAGGGTCTCGACTTCCTGATGAAGAAGAACAAGATCACCGTGGTACGTGGTTACGGCAAGCTGACCGGCGCGGCCAAGGGCGGCGTCCACACGGTTGCGATCGAGGGCGGCAAGGAGAGCCAGGTACAGGCCAAGAACGTGGTCATCGCCACCGGTTCTGACGCCCGCATGCTGCCGGGCTACACGGCCGACGAGAAGATCATGACCAACATCGAGATCCTGTCGATGGATGCGGTGCCGAAGTCGCTGGTGGTCATCGGTTCGGGCGCCGTAGGTGTGGAGTTTGCGTCGATCTTCAAGAGCTTTGGCGCCGAGGTGACGATCATCGAGGCTCTGCCGCGCATTGTTCCGGCAGAGGACGAAGACATCAGCAAGGAGCTGCTGCGCCTGTACAAGAAGCGCGGCATCGAGGTGCACGTCTCCGCCAAGGTGGACAAGATTGAGAAGACCAAGACTGGCGTGAAGGTGGACTTTACCACCAGCGACGGAAAGCCTGCGAGCAAGGAAGCCGAGAAGGTGCTGGTGGCCGTAGGCCGCGCTCCGCGTACCGGCAACGTCGGTATCGACAAGACCAAGGTGCAGGTGGACCGCGGCTTTGTGCTGGTGAACGAGTACATGGAGACGGCTGAGCCGGGCGTGTACGCCATTGGCGACATCGTCGCGGGTTTCCCGCAGCTGGCGCACTCGGGTTCGAGCGCCGGCATGGTGGTGGCGGCCAAGATCGCCGGCAAGTACGCCAAGCCGCTGAAGCGCAACCTGATTCCGGGTGCCACCTACTGCGAACCGCAGATCGGCAGCGTGGGTCTGACCGAAGCCAAGGCCAAGGAAGCCGGCTACGACGTGAAGGTCGGCAAGTTCCCGTTCGTCGGCAATTCGAAGGCGACGATCCTGGGCTCGCACGATGGTTTCATCAAGGTGGTTTCGGACAAGAAGTACGGTGAGATTCTGGGCGTTCACATCATTGGCCCGCTGGCGACCGATATCATTGCCGAAGCAGTCACGGCGATGGAGCTGGAAGCTACCGTGGAGAGCATGATGTGGACCGTGCATGCTCACCCGACCGTTGCCGAGGCCCTGCTGGATGGTTTCAGCTCGGTTGAGGGCATGGCGATCAACGTGTAG
- the sucB gene encoding 2-oxoglutarate dehydrogenase, E2 component, dihydrolipoamide succinyltransferase translates to MPTDVVMPQMGESITEGTLTKWLKKPGDKVERDEPLFEISTDKVDAEIPSPAAGILTEIKVQEGTTVGVNSVVAVIAEEGSAVASAPAVAAAPAAADDKAAASEAKQEPSENVAAPAAPAAGPGTDVVMPQMGESITEGTITKWLKKVGDSVQRDEPLFEISTDKVDAEIPSPAAGTLTAIKAEAGTTVAINTVVAVIGGGAGASAPAPVAAAPAPAAPAPAAAAPAPAAAAPDAEAGFRSSPLVRKMAKENNIDLSTVSGTGASGRITKEDISGVISGGAKPAAPVPVAAAPVAAAPAPKAAPAAPAPTPGTLEPLSKMRAIIAKRMVESKATSPHVHTVFKVDMTRIVKMREKEKNKYEQRNGVKLTYMPYITRAAVHALSKHPIVNARMEGDAIRYASNINVGIAVALDWGLIVPVIKQCEEKNFLGIARGIVDIAARARGKKLGADEISGGTFTITNPGMFGEQFGTPIINQPQSAILGCGGMFKEPLVLTDAEGNDTIAIRTVQRFTLGFDHRIVDGADAGKFMSDFKNYLENWSEDIG, encoded by the coding sequence ATGCCGACTGACGTAGTCATGCCCCAGATGGGCGAATCCATCACCGAAGGCACCCTGACCAAGTGGCTGAAGAAGCCCGGCGACAAGGTAGAGCGCGACGAGCCGCTTTTTGAGATTTCGACCGACAAGGTAGACGCGGAGATTCCGTCGCCTGCGGCCGGTATTCTGACCGAGATCAAAGTGCAGGAAGGCACCACGGTTGGTGTGAACAGCGTTGTGGCCGTGATTGCGGAAGAAGGCTCTGCCGTTGCCTCTGCTCCAGCCGTCGCTGCCGCACCGGCTGCCGCAGACGATAAGGCTGCCGCCAGCGAAGCCAAGCAGGAGCCCTCAGAGAATGTGGCTGCTCCGGCTGCGCCTGCTGCCGGCCCTGGTACCGACGTGGTGATGCCGCAGATGGGCGAGTCCATCACCGAAGGCACCATCACCAAGTGGCTGAAGAAGGTGGGCGACTCCGTCCAGCGCGACGAGCCGCTTTTTGAGATTTCGACCGACAAGGTGGACGCGGAGATTCCGTCGCCTGCTGCCGGTACGCTGACCGCCATCAAGGCTGAGGCGGGAACGACTGTCGCCATCAACACCGTGGTTGCCGTCATCGGTGGTGGAGCGGGTGCTTCTGCCCCGGCTCCGGTCGCTGCTGCTCCCGCACCTGCCGCTCCCGCACCAGCCGCTGCAGCGCCTGCCCCGGCTGCCGCCGCTCCGGACGCGGAAGCTGGCTTCCGCAGCTCGCCCCTGGTCCGCAAGATGGCCAAGGAGAACAACATTGACTTGTCGACGGTATCCGGTACCGGCGCCAGCGGTCGCATCACCAAGGAAGATATCAGCGGCGTGATCTCCGGCGGCGCAAAGCCTGCCGCTCCGGTGCCTGTTGCTGCTGCACCTGTGGCTGCTGCTCCGGCACCGAAGGCTGCCCCGGCTGCTCCCGCTCCCACGCCTGGAACGCTGGAGCCGCTGTCGAAGATGCGCGCCATCATCGCCAAGCGCATGGTGGAGTCGAAGGCGACCTCTCCGCACGTCCACACCGTCTTCAAGGTGGACATGACCCGCATCGTGAAGATGCGCGAGAAAGAGAAGAACAAGTACGAGCAGCGTAACGGCGTCAAGCTGACCTACATGCCGTACATCACACGCGCCGCCGTGCATGCGTTGTCGAAGCACCCGATCGTGAACGCGCGCATGGAAGGCGACGCCATCCGCTACGCCTCCAACATCAACGTCGGCATCGCCGTCGCCCTGGACTGGGGTCTGATCGTCCCGGTCATCAAGCAGTGCGAGGAGAAGAACTTCCTCGGCATCGCACGCGGAATCGTGGACATCGCAGCCCGCGCCCGCGGCAAGAAGTTGGGCGCTGATGAGATCTCCGGCGGAACCTTCACCATCACCAACCCGGGTATGTTCGGTGAGCAGTTCGGCACCCCGATCATCAACCAGCCGCAGAGCGCCATCCTGGGCTGTGGCGGCATGTTCAAGGAGCCCCTGGTCCTGACCGATGCGGAAGGCAACGACACCATCGCCATCCGCACCGTGCAGCGCTTCACCCTCGGCTTCGACCACCGCATCGTCGACGGAGCCGATGCCGGCAAGTTCATGAGCGATTTCAAGA